The following proteins are co-located in the Ficedula albicollis isolate OC2 chromosome 27, FicAlb1.5, whole genome shotgun sequence genome:
- the WNT9B gene encoding protein Wnt-9b: MLCRGRGGSAGLSRSPGPSPSLCLTGKEALSHFPALGAAGGPGKGHQKQCELLQLSRKQRRLCRREPGLAETLREAVRLGILECQLQFRSERWNCSLEGRPSLLKRGFKETAFLYAVSAAALTHSLARACSAGRMERCTCDDSPGLENRKAWQWGVCGDNLKYSTKFLKKFLGQKRIGKDLRAKVDIHNTNVGIKAVKNGLKTTCKCHGVSGSCAVRTCWKQLSPFHEIGRLLKLRYDDAVKVFSSSNDAVGHSELAGHRHGPRQPGGGGGGGGGGGGGGGGGGGGGEDSPSFCRPSSYSLGTAGRTCSREGNCASMCCGRGYNTQSRLVTFACHCQVRWCCYVECQQCVQEEVVYSCKQ; this comes from the exons ATGCTCTGCCGAGGGCGCGGGGGCTCCGCGGGGCTGTCGCGGTCCCCGGGCCCGTCCCCGTCGCTTTG CCTGACCGGGAAGGAAGCCCTGAGCCATTTCCCGGCGCTGGGTGCGGCGGGGGGCCCGGGCAAGGGGCACCAGAAGCAGTGcgagctgctgcagctgtcgCGCAAGCAGAGGCGGCTGTGCCGGCGGGAGCCGGGCCTGGCGGAGACGCTGCGCGAGGCCGTGCGCCTGGGCATCCTCGAGTGCCAGCTCCAGTTCCGCAGCGAGCGCTGGAACTGCAGCCTGGAGGGCCGGCCCAGCCTGCTCAAGAGAG GTTTCAAGGAGACGGCGTTCCTGTACGCCGTGTCGGCGGCCGCGCTGACGCACTCGCTGGCGCGCGCCTGCAGCGCGGGGCGCATGGAGCGCTGCACCTGCGACGACTCCCCGGGGCTGGAGAACCGCAAGGCCTGGCAGTGGGGGGTCTGTGGGGACAACCTCAAGTACAGCACCAAGTTCCTGAAGAAGTTCCTGGGGCAGAAGAGGATCGGCAAAGACCTGCGGGCCAAGGTGGACATCCACAACACCAACGTGGGCATCAAG GCGGTGAAGAACGGCCTCAAAACCACCTGCAAGTGCCACGGCGTGTCGGGGTCGTGCGCGGTGCGGAcgtgctggaagcagctctcgCCTTTCCACGAGATCGGGCGGCTCCTCAAGCTGCGCTACGACGACGCCGTCAAagtcttcagcagcagcaacgACGCGGTGGGGCACTCGGAGCTGGCGGGGCACAGACACGGCCCCCGGCagcccggcgggggggggggggggggggggggggggggggggggggggggggggggggggggggggggggaggacTCGCCCAGCTTCTGCCGGCCCAGCAGCTACTCGCTGGGCACGGCGGGCAGGACCTGCTCCCGAGAGGGCAACTGCGCCAGCATGTGCTGCGGCAGGGGCTACAACACCCAGAGCCGCCTGGTCACCTTCGCCTGCCACTGCCAGGTGCGCTGGTGCTGCTACGTGGAGTGCCAGCAGTGCGTGCAGGAGGAGGTGGTGTACAGCTGCAAGCAGTAG